A window of the uncultured Methanobrevibacter sp. genome harbors these coding sequences:
- a CDS encoding ATPase: MYTKEFILDEVNRIREDIGHDKVNIFIEEIYFKNNELWIITEDRPDKSAIIGKGGWVVGKLREKLGLESIHVESYGDFLNKNYKLKLSGKTIDNLDLNLTGLENLRKVIDNKLENIYSFNFENYFNENIFDESPDTEAVVALSGGVDSSFSLILAKKLGFNPVAVTVDPGTIILPNQFKKNIQTLIDSLDVEHEYISSDYSDVIQESFTGKLHPCGRCSKNTGELVKRYAKDKEIPIIIFGDMLATGSQCINLQDDSLYRLNLPASLSVGKQEIKSLIKNYDLKTFKGFGCPLLYEVHRKFPHMKKFSIQRILRETRSGALEPGEALDLIWSFYKTK, translated from the coding sequence ATGTATACAAAGGAATTCATTTTAGATGAAGTAAACAGAATCCGTGAGGATATCGGTCATGACAAAGTAAACATTTTCATTGAAGAGATTTACTTTAAAAACAATGAATTATGGATTATAACTGAAGACAGACCTGACAAGTCAGCCATTATAGGTAAAGGTGGCTGGGTAGTTGGCAAACTCAGAGAAAAGTTAGGTCTTGAAAGTATACATGTCGAATCTTACGGGGACTTTTTAAACAAAAACTACAAACTTAAACTCTCCGGAAAGACAATAGACAATCTTGATTTGAATTTGACAGGCCTTGAAAACCTCAGGAAAGTTATAGACAATAAACTGGAAAATATCTACAGTTTTAACTTTGAAAATTACTTTAATGAAAACATCTTTGATGAATCTCCAGATACTGAAGCTGTTGTTGCACTTTCAGGAGGTGTTGACAGCAGTTTTTCACTTATTTTAGCTAAAAAACTGGGTTTCAATCCTGTTGCGGTTACCGTTGATCCGGGAACCATAATACTGCCCAACCAGTTTAAAAAAAATATTCAAACATTAATCGATTCACTGGATGTTGAGCATGAATATATCTCATCCGACTATTCAGACGTTATCCAGGAATCCTTTACAGGAAAACTCCATCCCTGCGGAAGATGTTCCAAAAACACAGGTGAACTGGTCAAGAGATATGCGAAAGATAAAGAAATTCCTATAATTATCTTCGGAGATATGCTTGCAACAGGCAGTCAATGCATCAATCTTCAGGATGATTCATTATATCGACTGAACCTTCCCGCAAGTTTAAGTGTTGGCAAGCAAGAGATAAAATCCTTAATCAAAAACTATGATTTAAAGACATTCAAAGGATTCGGCTGTCCGCTGCTTTATGAAGTTCACAGGAAATTTCCACATATGAAAAAATTTTCAATACAAAGAATTTTAAGAGAAACACGTTCAGGAGCCCTGGAGCCAGGAGAAGCATTGGATTTAATCTGGAGCTTTTATAAAACAAAATAG
- a CDS encoding MarR family winged helix-turn-helix transcriptional regulator encodes MTLPEQFQKENTENIFIYHYVEEMIANYGRYIKEILDETEITRAEIPFLIRVRFSEKTTQKELVELFKVSEGYTAKLLRKFEDLGYITRHENPDNRRQKIVELTDKGVEKTDELIKIINDWEIKVTSNMTKEEVKLLKSLLFKVVVS; translated from the coding sequence ATGACATTACCCGAGCAATTTCAAAAGGAAAATACAGAAAACATCTTCATTTACCACTACGTGGAAGAAATGATTGCAAATTACGGCAGATATATTAAGGAAATATTAGATGAAACAGAAATAACCCGTGCAGAAATCCCTTTTTTAATAAGAGTCCGTTTCAGCGAAAAAACAACCCAGAAGGAACTGGTGGAATTATTCAAGGTCAGCGAAGGTTATACCGCTAAACTTTTAAGAAAGTTTGAAGATTTAGGATATATAACAAGACATGAAAATCCTGACAACAGACGCCAGAAGATAGTTGAGCTTACAGACAAGGGTGTTGAAAAGACTGATGAACTTATTAAAATAATAAACGACTGGGAAATAAAAGTTACATCAAATATGACTAAAGAGGAAGTTAAGCTTCTAAAAAGTTTATTATTTAAGGTAGTTGTATCATAA
- a CDS encoding MFS transporter, protein MKNENLIIYIMMLGTFGVLSTEMGVVGILPQIAEYFSVDITQAGLFVSLFALTIAVCGIFMPLVFSKFDRKKSFILVLAVFTVFSTVGAFVSDFNIALICRIIPAIFHPIYCGLALTVAAEIVEPEKAQDAVSKVIMGVSAGMIVGVPITTFVATNFGYQFSMLWFALVTFIALIATVIFFPALPGKEQSYGNQVKVATTGVFIISVLGVIFLNGGMYTAYSYISEFLNSLTNIIGTELSLVLFIYGVASIVGNWLGAKLLNSKTKTTVLTFPIIFSILMVGVFMLSGVKIPIIILMIFWGLLAGIGNDIAQYWMVSAAPDAPEFANGIFLSMGNVGVTLGTTIAGAVVAGMGVQYVMLAAIAVMIIDLILIFIRTNRYTIEG, encoded by the coding sequence ATGAAAAATGAAAATTTAATAATATACATTATGATGTTAGGTACTTTTGGAGTTTTAAGTACCGAAATGGGAGTGGTGGGAATACTGCCTCAGATTGCAGAGTATTTCAGCGTAGACATCACACAGGCAGGGCTCTTTGTAAGTCTCTTTGCACTGACAATAGCAGTCTGCGGAATATTCATGCCCCTGGTCTTTTCAAAGTTTGACCGCAAAAAAAGTTTCATACTGGTTTTGGCCGTGTTTACAGTATTTTCAACAGTCGGAGCATTTGTATCCGACTTTAACATTGCGTTAATATGCAGAATAATTCCTGCAATCTTCCATCCGATCTACTGCGGTCTTGCCCTGACCGTAGCGGCAGAAATAGTAGAGCCTGAAAAAGCTCAGGATGCAGTAAGCAAAGTCATAATGGGAGTGTCTGCAGGGATGATTGTTGGTGTTCCTATTACCACATTTGTTGCAACAAACTTCGGATATCAGTTTTCAATGCTCTGGTTCGCTCTTGTGACATTCATTGCACTTATAGCTACTGTAATTTTCTTCCCGGCACTTCCAGGAAAAGAGCAGTCTTACGGAAATCAGGTTAAAGTGGCAACAACAGGAGTATTTATCATATCCGTTTTAGGAGTCATATTCCTGAATGGGGGAATGTATACTGCATACTCATACATTTCAGAGTTTTTAAACAGCCTGACAAATATAATCGGAACTGAATTAAGTTTGGTATTATTCATTTACGGAGTTGCTTCAATAGTCGGAAACTGGCTTGGAGCCAAACTGCTCAATTCAAAAACTAAAACTACAGTACTGACATTCCCTATAATATTTTCAATATTGATGGTTGGAGTGTTTATGTTAAGCGGAGTTAAAATACCTATAATAATACTTATGATATTCTGGGGACTGCTTGCGGGTATCGGAAACGACATTGCCCAGTACTGGATGGTATCAGCAGCACCGGACGCACCGGAATTTGCAAACGGAATATTTTTAAGTATGGGAAATGTAGGGGTCACTTTAGGAACAACAATAGCCGGAGCAGTTGTTGCAGGAATGGGCGTTCAGTATGTGATGCTTGCAGCAATAGCAGTTATGATAATCGATTTGATATTAATATTTATTAGAACAAACAGATACACTATTGAGGGATAA
- a CDS encoding SDR family oxidoreductase, with the protein MNFDLNDNKEVVVLLGAGDMGLAIIKRISAGKKILLADINEEKLKTLKHDMIYSGYDVETQLTDAMDRDSIKALAEKAASLGPVMYFIDTAGASPNQAAPEHIINLDLIGTSYALDEFGKVMARGGSGLIISSMTGYMPSPLTKEDERLLRVTPTDELKDLDCLSEEVIVNSGVAYVVSKRANHLRVQYASADSWAERGARINTISPGIIVTPLAYDEFEANGEGYQAMIDVCGAKRVGTSDEIAYAAEFLLSEKAGFITGMDLLIDGGTIAAINSGKMDIQIQ; encoded by the coding sequence ATGAATTTCGATTTAAATGACAATAAGGAAGTAGTTGTGCTTTTAGGCGCAGGAGACATGGGACTTGCAATAATCAAAAGAATTTCAGCAGGTAAAAAAATACTGCTTGCTGATATCAATGAGGAAAAACTTAAAACCTTAAAACATGACATGATCTATTCCGGTTATGATGTGGAAACTCAGCTAACAGATGCAATGGATAGAGATTCCATCAAAGCATTGGCTGAAAAGGCAGCTTCCCTTGGTCCGGTAATGTATTTCATTGACACAGCAGGCGCATCACCTAACCAGGCAGCTCCGGAACATATCATAAACCTTGATTTGATCGGAACATCCTATGCGCTTGATGAATTCGGAAAAGTGATGGCAAGAGGAGGTTCAGGACTGATTATATCTTCCATGACAGGTTACATGCCTTCACCTCTTACAAAAGAGGATGAACGCCTCCTTAGAGTAACACCAACAGATGAACTCAAAGATTTGGACTGTCTAAGTGAAGAGGTTATTGTAAATTCAGGCGTTGCATACGTTGTATCCAAAAGAGCAAACCACCTAAGAGTACAGTATGCATCAGCAGACTCATGGGCAGAACGTGGGGCAAGAATCAATACAATCAGTCCGGGAATTATTGTAACTCCTTTAGCTTACGATGAATTTGAAGCTAACGGTGAAGGATATCAGGCTATGATTGATGTTTGCGGAGCAAAAAGAGTCGGAACATCAGATGAAATTGCATATGCTGCAGAATTCCTGTTAAGCGAAAAAGCAGGATTCATTACCGGAATGGATTTGCTCATTGACGGCGGTACAATCGCTGCAATCAACAGTGGAAAAATGGATATTCAAATCCAATAA
- a CDS encoding aldo/keto reductase — MEYRELGNTGIKVSEIAFGAEFLVERPYEDTEELIKACEANGINFVDCWMSEPDVRSHLGRAIKPNRENWVIQGHIGATWQNNQYVRTREMDKVIPAFEDFMERFQIDTLDFGMIHYVDQMEDYDEIMNGPFIEYVRKLKEEGTIAHIGLSTHNPDIGILAAENPEIELLMFSINPAYDMFGSMPDIEEYRKDDAYDESFFGLNPQRAEIYELCEKNGTAITVMKGFAGGNLLSDETSPFGVALTPVQCIHYCLEQKGVSSIFVGVKTVEELEESLKYCDAGEAEKDYAEVLKNAPKHSFEGQCTYCGHCAPCTSEIDIAMVNKLYDLAKNKDEVPASVQEHYNNLKFNATECIACGDCEPRCPFNVRIVDVMLDAQDLFGF; from the coding sequence ATGGAATATCGTGAATTAGGAAACACTGGCATCAAAGTATCAGAAATTGCTTTCGGTGCAGAATTTTTAGTAGAAAGACCTTATGAAGATACAGAAGAATTGATTAAGGCATGTGAAGCTAACGGTATTAATTTTGTAGACTGCTGGATGAGTGAACCTGATGTACGCTCACATTTGGGCAGGGCAATTAAACCTAACCGTGAAAACTGGGTCATACAGGGACATATCGGAGCAACCTGGCAGAACAACCAGTATGTCAGAACCCGTGAAATGGATAAGGTAATTCCGGCATTTGAAGATTTTATGGAAAGATTTCAAATAGACACACTTGATTTCGGTATGATTCACTATGTCGACCAGATGGAAGACTATGATGAAATAATGAACGGTCCGTTTATTGAATATGTCAGAAAACTGAAAGAGGAAGGTACAATTGCACACATCGGACTGAGCACTCACAATCCTGACATTGGAATTTTAGCAGCTGAAAATCCTGAAATTGAACTTTTGATGTTTTCAATCAACCCTGCATATGACATGTTTGGTTCAATGCCAGATATCGAAGAATACAGAAAGGATGATGCATATGATGAATCATTCTTTGGTTTAAATCCTCAAAGAGCTGAAATTTATGAGTTATGTGAGAAAAACGGCACTGCAATAACAGTAATGAAAGGATTTGCCGGTGGGAATCTGCTTTCAGATGAAACTTCCCCGTTCGGGGTAGCATTAACTCCAGTTCAGTGTATACACTACTGTCTTGAACAGAAAGGAGTTTCAAGCATATTTGTCGGTGTAAAAACAGTTGAAGAACTTGAAGAATCCCTTAAATATTGTGATGCAGGTGAAGCTGAAAAGGATTATGCTGAAGTATTGAAAAATGCTCCGAAACACTCCTTTGAAGGGCAATGCACCTACTGCGGTCATTGTGCACCATGCACTTCTGAAATCGATATTGCAATGGTTAACAAGTTGTATGATCTGGCTAAAAATAAGGATGAAGTTCCGGCAAGTGTTCAGGAGCACTATAACAATTTAAAATTCAATGCAACTGAATGTATCGCATGCGGTGACTGTGAACCGAGATGTCCGTTCAATGTTCGCATTGTTGATGTGATGCTGGATGCACAGGATTTATTTGGCTTTTAA
- a CDS encoding transposase yields the protein MYAKINYSPYYYLNSRHLNLLDFGLELGGKTQEEKLFKIGQNQNRLLNFVELTFNYARWIFPRYSCDYSNHFYNQHQLFTILALKTYLKTTYREIIEILDVSDKITKYLKLNKLPHYTTIQKFFVRMSDTKLKDLNNLLLFIHPIDCELVAMDGTGHTSDYADHYYAKIRGKCRKSYIKNHIAIDVDTRMILNYTANRGPKYDTQFAIASIRQLKPYKPHYILADRAYDTEAIRKCINEEVGAFDQIPLKTRAKTGHYRLNSSTIFWHDVYARRMNVESVISVIKRRFNGGNYSRSTKLQNKETKLKDVLYNVYRAIQVF from the coding sequence ATGTACGCTAAAATAAACTATTCTCCATATTATTATTTGAATTCTAGACATTTAAACCTTTTGGATTTTGGACTTGAACTTGGTGGAAAAACTCAAGAAGAAAAACTATTTAAAATTGGTCAAAATCAAAATAGGTTGCTTAACTTTGTTGAATTAACCTTTAACTATGCAAGATGGATATTTCCAAGGTATTCCTGTGATTATAGCAATCATTTTTATAATCAACATCAATTATTCACTATTTTGGCATTGAAAACTTATTTAAAAACAACTTATCGCGAAATAATTGAAATTTTGGATGTTTCTGATAAAATAACCAAATATTTGAAACTTAACAAGCTACCTCACTACACTACAATCCAAAAATTCTTTGTAAGAATGTCAGATACAAAATTAAAAGATTTAAACAATTTATTATTATTTATACATCCTATTGATTGTGAATTGGTAGCAATGGATGGAACAGGACACACAAGTGACTATGCAGACCATTATTACGCAAAAATAAGAGGCAAATGCCGAAAAAGCTACATAAAAAACCATATTGCAATTGATGTCGACACAAGAATGATCCTAAATTACACAGCAAATAGAGGTCCAAAATATGATACACAATTCGCAATAGCATCCATAAGACAATTAAAACCCTATAAACCACATTACATACTAGCAGACAGAGCATATGATACAGAAGCGATAAGAAAATGCATAAATGAAGAAGTAGGTGCATTCGACCAAATTCCATTAAAAACACGAGCAAAAACTGGACATTATAGGCTAAATAGTTCAACAATCTTCTGGCACGACGTATATGCTAGAAGAATGAATGTAGAAAGTGTTATATCGGTAATCAAAAGAAGATTCAACGGAGGAAACTATAGTAGAAGCACAAAACTTCAAAATAAAGAAACAAAACTCAAAGATGTATTATATAACGTTTACAGAGCAATTCAGGTATTTTAA
- a CDS encoding O-acetylhomoserine aminocarboxypropyltransferase/cysteine synthase family protein — protein MAYEFKNKKNISTIGVHAGQEEVDETGSRVTPIYQTTSYVFDSPEQAANRFALTEAGNIYTRLNNPTTEAFEKRMAAIEGGSAAYATASGMAAIFYAIINLTCVGDNIVSADNLYGGTYELFENTLEELGRSVTFVDSQSPELFEEAINDKTKAIYVESIGNPKLDIPDFDRLAEIAHSHGIPLIADNTVGIGSVRPFDHGADIIASSATKYIGGHGTTLGGIVIEKGDFDWTGGKFPTLSEPDDTYNGLIFAETFGEAAFTTRLRTVVGRDTGAVPSPFNSFLLMQGLETLGLRIERHASNAMAVAEHLEAHPKVAWVTYSGLESSPNHEVAKKYAEKGYGGIVSFGLKAGYDGALKFIENVELISFLANIGDAKSLVTHPASTTHSQLTEEQQLSTGVTPDLIRFSVGIEDIEDILADVDQALDKI, from the coding sequence ATGGCATATGAATTTAAAAACAAAAAAAATATATCAACAATTGGTGTGCATGCAGGCCAGGAAGAAGTGGATGAAACCGGCTCAAGAGTAACTCCGATTTATCAAACAACATCTTATGTATTTGACTCACCTGAACAGGCTGCAAACAGATTTGCACTTACAGAAGCAGGAAACATTTACACAAGACTGAACAATCCTACTACTGAAGCATTTGAAAAAAGAATGGCTGCAATTGAAGGGGGATCAGCAGCTTATGCGACTGCTTCAGGAATGGCCGCTATTTTTTATGCAATCATTAACCTGACCTGTGTTGGAGACAATATCGTTTCAGCAGATAATCTCTACGGGGGAACATATGAGCTATTTGAAAATACTTTAGAAGAACTTGGCCGTAGCGTAACATTTGTTGACTCACAGTCTCCGGAACTCTTTGAAGAAGCTATCAATGATAAGACAAAAGCAATTTATGTCGAGTCAATCGGAAATCCTAAACTGGACATTCCGGACTTTGACAGATTGGCTGAAATCGCACATTCTCACGGTATTCCATTAATTGCTGATAATACTGTCGGTATCGGTTCTGTAAGACCATTTGACCATGGTGCAGATATCATAGCATCATCTGCAACCAAATACATTGGCGGTCATGGTACTACATTAGGAGGAATTGTCATTGAAAAAGGTGACTTTGACTGGACGGGTGGCAAATTCCCGACATTGTCCGAACCTGATGACACCTACAATGGATTAATTTTTGCAGAAACCTTCGGTGAAGCCGCATTTACAACAAGACTTAGAACAGTTGTCGGAAGAGATACTGGTGCTGTTCCTTCTCCGTTCAATTCATTTTTACTGATGCAGGGCCTTGAAACTTTAGGTTTAAGAATCGAAAGACATGCTTCAAATGCAATGGCTGTAGCAGAACACCTTGAAGCTCATCCTAAAGTGGCATGGGTAACCTATTCCGGTCTGGAATCATCTCCAAACCATGAAGTGGCTAAAAAATACGCTGAAAAAGGTTATGGGGGAATTGTTTCATTTGGTCTTAAAGCAGGTTATGACGGTGCGCTGAAATTCATCGAAAACGTTGAACTGATTTCATTTTTAGCAAATATCGGAGATGCAAAATCTCTTGTAACTCATCCTGCATCAACTACACATTCTCAACTTACTGAAGAGCAGCAATTGTCAACCGGTGTTACACCTGATTTAATCAGGTTTTCAGTTGGAATTGAGGATATTGAAGACATTTTAGCCGATGTTGATCAGGCTTTGGATAAAATTTAA